A portion of the Acidisarcina polymorpha genome contains these proteins:
- a CDS encoding Gfo/Idh/MocA family protein → MPSLNFAAFGAGFWTTFQLAGWREIGGTNCVAIYNRTAAKAEAIAARFQIPHWYSDAREMLDKESLDFVDIITGVETHALFTRMASSRRLPVVCQKPMATSVDEAEDMVKSCAEAGVPLLINENWRWQTPIREVKRLLDGGEIGLPFRARIDMVSGFPVFENQPFLRSAEQFILADLGSHILDVARFLFGEMGRLYCQTARVHADIVGEDVATVVLETANGCTVVCELAYAGNHLERDRFPETCIFVEGSRGSIELSLDFQVRITTSRGTHSRRVPPPRYGWADPAYDIVHSSIVPCQANLLCALKGEGTAETTGEDNIKSVRLVDASYESARTGQSVRLV, encoded by the coding sequence ATGCCAAGTTTAAATTTTGCGGCCTTTGGTGCTGGATTTTGGACAACTTTTCAATTGGCCGGCTGGCGCGAAATTGGAGGCACGAATTGCGTGGCCATCTACAACCGGACAGCAGCAAAGGCCGAAGCAATCGCCGCGCGGTTTCAGATCCCCCACTGGTATTCAGACGCCAGGGAAATGCTTGACAAGGAGAGCCTTGACTTCGTGGACATCATCACTGGTGTCGAAACCCATGCGCTATTCACGAGGATGGCCTCGTCCCGAAGGTTGCCTGTCGTCTGTCAGAAGCCGATGGCAACCTCGGTCGATGAAGCCGAAGATATGGTCAAGAGCTGCGCCGAAGCGGGGGTTCCGCTCCTGATCAACGAAAACTGGAGATGGCAGACGCCGATCCGCGAGGTGAAACGGCTACTGGATGGCGGCGAAATCGGTCTACCTTTCCGCGCGCGAATCGACATGGTTTCTGGTTTTCCGGTCTTCGAAAATCAGCCTTTTCTGCGCAGCGCCGAGCAGTTCATACTCGCCGATCTCGGTAGTCACATTCTCGATGTGGCCCGGTTTCTCTTCGGAGAAATGGGCCGCCTCTACTGCCAGACCGCCCGCGTTCATGCCGACATCGTAGGAGAAGATGTCGCGACTGTTGTGCTCGAAACCGCGAACGGATGCACAGTGGTCTGCGAGTTGGCCTACGCCGGCAACCATCTCGAACGGGACAGATTTCCTGAGACCTGCATCTTCGTCGAAGGCAGCCGCGGATCCATTGAACTGTCGCTCGATTTCCAAGTCCGTATAACAACCTCAAGAGGCACACATTCTCGGCGGGTCCCTCCTCCAAGATATGGCTGGGCAGATCCGGCCTACGATATTGTTCACTCGAGTATCGTCCCATGCCAGGCAAATCTGCTCTGCGCTTTGAAAGGTGAAGGAACCGCCGAAACGACCGGCGAAGACAATATAAAAAGCGTTAGGCTGGTGGACGCCTCTTATGAATCAGCCCGCACCGGCCAGAGTGTGCGGCTGGTATGA